The Chryseobacterium aureum genome contains a region encoding:
- a CDS encoding response regulator transcription factor encodes MEKSKILYAEDDQTIAFLVEDSLESYYDISCYSDGESALEAFNTHDFDICLLDIMMPGMNGFEVAEQIRSKNSEIPIIFISAKALKEDRIKGLKIGADDYLVKPFSIEELMLKIEVFLKRTKKTDTAPLKYKVGKYDFDPKNYTLQGTDSNITLTQRESDLLLFFIRHKNLVVKRQDILKAIWGDDDYFMGRSLDVFISRLRKVLAEEQNVLIENLHGIGFRFSEKE; translated from the coding sequence ATGGAGAAATCTAAAATTTTATATGCCGAAGATGACCAAACAATAGCTTTTCTGGTGGAAGACAGTCTGGAAAGTTATTATGATATCAGCTGCTATTCTGATGGTGAATCTGCATTGGAGGCATTTAACACCCATGATTTTGATATCTGTCTGCTGGATATTATGATGCCTGGTATGAACGGATTTGAGGTGGCCGAGCAGATCCGAAGTAAAAATTCTGAGATTCCGATAATTTTTATCTCTGCAAAGGCTTTAAAAGAAGACAGAATCAAAGGACTTAAAATAGGTGCTGATGATTATCTGGTAAAGCCATTCAGCATTGAAGAACTGATGCTGAAAATTGAAGTTTTCCTGAAACGTACCAAAAAAACAGATACGGCTCCGCTAAAATATAAGGTCGGGAAGTATGATTTTGATCCCAAAAACTATACTCTGCAAGGAACAGACAGCAATATTACCCTTACCCAACGGGAATCTGATCTTCTTTTATTTTTTATCCGCCACAAGAATCTGGTAGTTAAAAGACAGGATATCCTGAAAGCGATCTGGGGCGATGATGATTATTTTATGGGAAGAAGTCTTGATGTATTTATCTCCCGTTTACGAAAAGTATTAGCAGAAGAACAGAATGTTTTAATAGAAAACCTGCACGGAATAGGTTTCCGCTTTTCTGAAAAAGAATAA
- a CDS encoding sensor histidine kinase gives MKIKRLNIIITLGFVAIIGILIAQLMWTRQAYNLEDKKFNQKVNIALMEVAEKLSGGKTSYTENPVQNIANDYYVVNINNEFHPVVLEYYLKTEFTRFQINTDYVYALYNCHSDKMVYGKYMTSHQESPSNKVINFPKHKNLIYYFSIRFPDKTTYLISSLRFWYLLTFALIIILLVYVYSIYTIIQQKKFSELQRDFINNMTHEFKTPLSSILLASEALNKQEMVQENSKLQTYTSIIINQSHKLNSHIEKILNIAKNDAAGLSLKPQKILLLPFIQEIADNIQQKNKDLNVEIDIENSTSVMADEFHFTNIIYNLLDNSIKYCETQPVIKISAHKDSKGLYLKFKDNGMGIPTKNIPHIFEKFYRVHTKRSEEVNGFGLGLFYVKKVVQQHHWKISVENNEDRGITTTLFFPFSN, from the coding sequence ATGAAAATAAAAAGACTCAATATTATTATAACGCTGGGATTTGTTGCTATTATCGGAATTTTAATAGCACAGCTGATGTGGACGCGCCAGGCTTATAATCTTGAAGATAAAAAATTTAACCAAAAGGTCAATATTGCCTTAATGGAGGTTGCGGAAAAACTTTCCGGAGGAAAGACATCTTATACCGAAAATCCTGTTCAGAATATTGCCAATGACTATTATGTGGTTAATATCAATAATGAATTTCATCCTGTAGTTCTGGAATATTATCTGAAGACAGAATTCACCCGCTTCCAGATCAATACAGATTATGTGTATGCTCTATACAACTGCCACAGTGATAAAATGGTGTACGGAAAATATATGACTTCCCATCAGGAAAGTCCCAGTAATAAAGTGATCAATTTTCCGAAGCATAAAAATCTGATCTATTACTTTTCCATCCGTTTTCCGGATAAAACCACTTATCTGATCAGTTCATTAAGATTCTGGTATCTTCTGACATTTGCCCTTATCATCATCCTTTTGGTGTATGTATATTCTATTTATACAATCATTCAGCAGAAGAAATTTTCGGAGCTGCAACGTGATTTCATCAATAATATGACCCACGAGTTTAAAACTCCTTTGTCTTCGATCCTTTTAGCTTCGGAAGCACTCAATAAGCAGGAAATGGTTCAGGAAAACTCCAAACTGCAGACGTATACTTCCATTATCATTAATCAAAGTCATAAGCTCAACAGTCATATTGAGAAAATATTGAATATTGCTAAGAACGATGCTGCCGGATTGTCATTAAAACCTCAAAAAATTCTGCTTCTTCCCTTTATTCAGGAAATTGCAGACAATATACAGCAAAAGAATAAAGACCTCAACGTTGAAATTGATATTGAAAACAGCACTTCAGTAATGGCTGATGAATTTCACTTTACCAACATCATTTACAACCTTTTGGATAACTCCATCAAGTATTGTGAAACGCAGCCTGTAATTAAAATTTCTGCTCATAAAGATTCAAAAGGCTTATATTTAAAGTTTAAAGACAATGGAATGGGGATTCCCACTAAAAATATTCCGCATATTTTTGAAAAATTTTACCGGGTACATACCAAAAGAAGTGAGGAAGTAAATGGTTTTGGGCTGGGATTATTTTATGTGAAAAAAGTGGTTCAGCAGCATCACTGGAAAATCTCTGTGGAAAATAATGAAGACAGAGGAATTACCACAACGCTCTTCTTCCCGTTTTCAAATTAA
- a CDS encoding DUF1573 domain-containing protein yields MKKLKITALLAVLAFSPFYANVLSADAPSIVKMVADAIKWKSESIDVGNIPQGKPKLIRFEFTNTSSKPIIIQNVAPSCGCTTADYTKTPIQPGKKGFVEASYNAAAAGPFMKTVNVTTSDSKTPKTLSFKGVVAS; encoded by the coding sequence ATGAAAAAACTAAAAATTACAGCTCTTTTGGCAGTATTGGCATTCTCTCCTTTTTATGCTAATGTATTGAGTGCAGACGCTCCATCTATTGTGAAAATGGTAGCTGATGCTATTAAATGGAAATCAGAATCTATTGATGTAGGAAACATTCCGCAGGGAAAACCAAAATTGATCAGATTTGAATTCACGAATACAAGTTCAAAACCAATCATTATTCAGAATGTAGCCCCTTCATGCGGATGTACTACAGCAGATTACACAAAAACACCTATTCAGCCAGGGAAAAAAGGATTTGTAGAAGCCAGCTATAACGCAGCAGCAGCTGGTCCGTTCATGAAAACGGTAAATGTTACTACAAGTGACAGCAAAACTCCTAAAACACTTTCATTCAAAGGAGTAGTAGCTTCTTAA
- a CDS encoding SDR family oxidoreductase, with amino-acid sequence MSLYTQPMLREGALKDKVAIVTGGGSGLGKAMTKYFLELGAKVVITSRNLEKLQTTAKELEDETGGKVLCVACDVRNWDEVEAMKEAALKEFGKIDILLNNAAGNFISPTEKLTHSAFDSILDIVLKGTKNCTLSVGKHWIDSKTPGTVLNIVTTYAWTGSAYVVPSACAKAGVLAMTRSLAVEWAKYGIRFNAIAPGPFPTKGAWDRLLPGDLQEKFDMKKKVPLRRVGEHQELANLAAYLVSDYSAYMNGEVVTIDGGEWLQGAGEFNMLEAIPKEMWDALEAMIKAKKSN; translated from the coding sequence ATGAGTCTATATACACAACCTATGCTGCGCGAAGGGGCACTAAAAGATAAAGTAGCAATTGTAACAGGAGGCGGAAGCGGTCTTGGAAAAGCGATGACGAAATACTTTCTTGAATTGGGCGCCAAAGTAGTGATTACTTCCAGAAATCTGGAGAAACTACAGACAACAGCTAAGGAACTGGAAGATGAAACAGGAGGGAAAGTACTTTGTGTAGCGTGTGATGTAAGAAACTGGGATGAGGTGGAAGCCATGAAAGAAGCGGCACTGAAAGAATTTGGAAAGATTGATATCTTATTGAATAACGCTGCCGGTAACTTTATTTCTCCAACAGAAAAACTGACTCATTCGGCGTTTGATTCTATTCTGGATATCGTTTTAAAAGGAACAAAGAACTGTACCCTTTCGGTAGGAAAGCACTGGATAGATTCTAAAACACCCGGAACTGTACTGAATATTGTAACAACGTACGCGTGGACTGGTTCTGCCTACGTAGTACCATCTGCCTGTGCAAAAGCCGGAGTTCTGGCTATGACCAGATCTTTAGCGGTAGAATGGGCAAAATACGGAATCCGTTTCAATGCCATTGCGCCGGGACCTTTCCCTACAAAAGGAGCCTGGGACAGACTTCTTCCCGGAGATCTTCAGGAGAAATTTGATATGAAGAAAAAAGTTCCGTTGAGAAGAGTAGGGGAACATCAGGAACTTGCCAATCTTGCGGCTTATCTGGTTTCTGATTATTCAGCGTATATGAATGGGGAAGTGGTAACCATTGATGGTGGAGAATGGCTTCAGGGAGCCGGAGAATTTAACATGCTGGAAGCCATTCCTAAAGAAATGTGGGATGCTTTAGAAGCGATGATTAAAGCAAAAAAATCAAATTAA
- a CDS encoding M1 family metallopeptidase, which produces MNCKLPTFVSTVAVLLLSGSVYAQEAPKYDYVEAFKPFFYPQTGTATRSASGQPGHAYWQNSADYHLNVSLNEDKKEITGTAEITYTNNSPDKLGFLWLQLDQNLFAKDSRGNGVVLLSGSRNGAHGEEFNGGYKIKSVRLDGKKEVPYTITDTRMQIDLPKELKANGGVAKIEIEYSFISPEYGSDRMGIQDTKNGKIFTMAQWYPRMCVYDDVLGWNTLPYLGASEFYLEYGNITANITVPANHYVVASGELLNEKEMYSKEEIGRWNQARNSDKTVMIRPESEIGKNKASGTKTWKFKITQARDFAWASSAGFILDAAKINLPSGKKSLAISAYPAESAGEKAWGRSTEYTKAAIEHYSKKWYEYTYPAATNVAGNEGGMEYPGIVFCHMDSKGEDLWGVTDHEFGHNWFPMIVGSNERLFAWMDEGFNTFINGLSTEAFNKGEYYRKPNLARSGPYLLTDSLEPVMVGPDNMKERSIGALAYYKPGTGLDVLREAILGPEKFDKAFRTYIDRWAFKHPTPWDFFHTMENVSGEELNWFWRGWFFNKWKIDQAVKNVQYVNGNFKNGVQITVENIGQLPMPTTVQLKFKDGTAQTVSIPVEVWKRNTEWTFKVDSNKEIDEVKLDPNSVVPDINLENNSKKPS; this is translated from the coding sequence ATGAATTGTAAACTTCCAACCTTTGTTTCCACCGTTGCAGTGCTGCTGCTTTCAGGATCTGTATACGCGCAGGAAGCCCCAAAGTATGATTATGTAGAAGCATTTAAGCCGTTTTTCTATCCGCAGACAGGTACGGCAACCCGTTCTGCAAGTGGACAGCCGGGGCACGCTTACTGGCAGAATTCGGCAGATTATCATTTGAACGTCAGCCTGAATGAAGATAAAAAAGAGATTACAGGTACAGCAGAAATTACGTATACCAACAACAGTCCGGATAAATTAGGTTTTCTTTGGCTGCAGCTGGATCAGAACCTTTTTGCGAAAGATTCCAGAGGAAATGGAGTAGTTCTGCTTTCCGGAAGCAGAAATGGAGCACATGGTGAAGAGTTTAATGGCGGATATAAAATTAAATCAGTCAGACTTGACGGGAAAAAAGAGGTACCGTATACCATTACCGATACAAGAATGCAGATTGATCTCCCAAAAGAGTTAAAAGCCAATGGAGGCGTTGCCAAAATAGAAATTGAATATTCATTTATCTCCCCGGAATATGGTTCAGACAGAATGGGAATTCAGGATACGAAAAACGGTAAAATATTTACCATGGCACAATGGTACCCAAGAATGTGTGTGTATGATGACGTCCTGGGATGGAATACGCTTCCGTACCTTGGAGCTTCGGAGTTTTATCTGGAATATGGAAATATTACGGCCAATATCACTGTTCCGGCCAATCACTATGTGGTAGCATCCGGAGAGCTTCTGAATGAAAAAGAGATGTACAGTAAAGAAGAAATCGGCAGATGGAATCAGGCAAGAAACAGTGATAAAACAGTAATGATCCGTCCTGAATCTGAAATCGGTAAAAATAAAGCTTCCGGCACAAAAACCTGGAAATTTAAAATTACACAGGCCAGAGATTTTGCCTGGGCATCATCTGCCGGATTTATTTTAGATGCAGCAAAAATTAATCTTCCTAGTGGGAAGAAATCTTTGGCTATTTCAGCTTATCCGGCAGAAAGTGCGGGTGAAAAAGCATGGGGAAGATCTACTGAATATACGAAAGCTGCTATAGAACATTATTCAAAGAAATGGTATGAATATACATATCCGGCAGCCACCAATGTAGCAGGAAATGAAGGCGGAATGGAATATCCGGGGATTGTATTCTGTCATATGGATTCCAAAGGAGAAGACCTTTGGGGTGTTACTGACCACGAGTTTGGGCACAACTGGTTCCCAATGATCGTAGGATCTAATGAAAGACTTTTTGCATGGATGGATGAAGGATTTAATACATTCATCAACGGACTTTCAACCGAAGCATTCAATAAAGGAGAATATTATCGTAAACCCAATCTGGCAAGATCAGGACCTTATCTGTTGACCGACAGCCTGGAGCCTGTAATGGTAGGACCGGACAATATGAAAGAAAGAAGTATCGGAGCATTGGCTTACTACAAGCCGGGAACAGGACTTGATGTTTTAAGAGAAGCAATTCTGGGACCTGAAAAATTTGACAAAGCATTCAGAACCTATATAGACCGTTGGGCATTCAAACATCCTACACCATGGGATTTCTTCCATACGATGGAAAATGTTTCAGGTGAAGAACTGAACTGGTTCTGGAGAGGATGGTTCTTTAACAAATGGAAAATTGATCAGGCCGTTAAAAACGTACAATACGTCAACGGAAACTTTAAAAACGGAGTTCAGATTACCGTGGAGAATATCGGACAGTTACCAATGCCTACAACCGTTCAGCTGAAATTTAAAGATGGAACGGCACAAACGGTGAGTATTCCTGTGGAAGTTTGGAAAAGAAATACAGAATGGACATTTAAAGTAGATTCTAACAAGGAAATTGATGAGGTGAAACTGGATCCGAATTCTGTTGTTCCTGATATCAACCTGGAAAACAACAGTAAAAAACCGTCGTAG
- a CDS encoding DUF2589 domain-containing protein — translation METLKSVLEASHAKKTKNELIDLLSGVEKVLTPAVYEKVSGIEISELSTLTNKELQNIVEDFKKNYDAKWEKSFSGASSEIVKLIAGKMAADEEIFKTSDAASADFAAELGSIDFATIIGGPLDACVKAQSNASIATVNFINEVGFELTDPNNPNSAKKLRMAEFKYTKNIPNPDFDPDQPVSNSNPKTIPDPVELSVPFIALLNVPSFRIETCEVDFNVKLNSTYTKDVSDEFGINAGVSGGWGPVKFKVDVSYKRTSSTGIKVEKEYSLGVKVRATNDEMPAGLEKVLGLLSQ, via the coding sequence ATGGAAACATTAAAATCAGTGCTTGAAGCAAGCCACGCCAAAAAAACAAAAAATGAGTTGATTGACCTCTTGTCAGGAGTAGAAAAAGTGCTTACTCCCGCTGTTTATGAAAAAGTATCAGGAATCGAGATTTCAGAATTAAGCACACTGACCAATAAAGAATTACAGAACATTGTAGAAGATTTCAAAAAGAATTATGATGCGAAGTGGGAAAAATCTTTTTCCGGAGCTTCTTCAGAAATTGTGAAACTGATTGCCGGTAAAATGGCTGCTGATGAAGAAATTTTCAAAACTTCAGACGCTGCCAGTGCAGATTTTGCGGCAGAATTAGGAAGTATTGATTTTGCTACCATTATTGGAGGTCCTTTGGACGCCTGTGTAAAAGCACAGTCTAATGCCTCTATCGCTACCGTTAATTTCATCAATGAAGTAGGTTTTGAACTTACGGATCCCAACAATCCGAATAGCGCGAAAAAGCTGAGAATGGCAGAATTCAAATACACCAAAAATATTCCTAACCCGGATTTTGACCCGGATCAGCCAGTAAGCAACAGTAACCCTAAAACCATTCCGGATCCGGTAGAACTTTCCGTTCCTTTCATCGCATTGTTAAACGTTCCGAGCTTTAGAATTGAAACCTGTGAAGTAGATTTTAACGTTAAGCTTAATTCTACATATACCAAAGATGTAAGTGATGAGTTCGGAATTAATGCCGGAGTATCCGGAGGATGGGGACCTGTGAAGTTCAAAGTGGATGTGTCTTACAAAAGAACTTCAAGCACAGGAATTAAAGTGGAAAAAGAATATTCTCTTGGGGTAAAAGTACGTGCAACCAACGACGAGATGCCTGCCGGACTAGAAAAAGTTCTTGGACTTCTTTCACAATAA